In bacterium, a single genomic region encodes these proteins:
- a CDS encoding NADH-quinone oxidoreductase subunit A, with translation MISTYIPVLALMVLAAGFVATMLILSTVLGPKRYSEMKDDPFECGSVPSATLGDRFSVKFYLVAMIFILFDIEVVFMYPWAIQLKQLGWYGFWAMSSFMIVLAFGLAYIWRKGVLDWT, from the coding sequence ATGATCTCAACATATATCCCCGTCTTAGCTTTAATGGTCCTTGCCGCTGGATTTGTCGCGACAATGTTAATCCTCTCAACTGTTTTAGGACCGAAACGCTATTCTGAAATGAAAGACGACCCTTTTGAATGTGGGTCAGTTCCTTCGGCAACTTTAGGAGATCGTTTCAGCGTTAAATTCTATTTAGTTGCCATGATTTTTATACTTTTCGATATTGAAGTTGTTTTTATGTATCCCTGGGCAATTCAACTTAAACAACTCGGTTGGTACGGATTTTGGGCGATGAGTTCATTTATGATCGTGCTTGCCTTTGGACTGGCGTACATCTGGCGGAAGGGTGTGCTAGACTGGACGTGA
- a CDS encoding serine/threonine protein kinase, producing MSSALAVKSIRLNDTHATVFDQRYEIVGTIWQSKNSVVYKAHPLGATASQALIALKVLHTETKHDQDHPSRMRREALALLCCRNDHVVKLIDYVSHPKMCYLAMEFAEGGDLREGLEHPNEYRLIEILIQVLTGLEAVHTAGVIHRDIKPENILLMQGGKVKLTDFSLALLPGESITTDEANSGVGTFDYLAPECLGAGQYSQVSDIYAVGVSAYKLMTGEVPWEHAPLAEQLSSKLVGSFPLNSKKLLGYSDNLIRIIGRALDPDPTERFQSATEFKTVLLSLLNPEIGQVAGDSILSRIKHSIQGMIRK from the coding sequence ATGAGCTCAGCGTTAGCAGTAAAAAGCATTAGATTGAATGACACGCATGCTACCGTGTTTGATCAGCGCTATGAAATCGTTGGCACAATCTGGCAAAGCAAAAACAGTGTGGTCTACAAGGCTCACCCACTCGGAGCAACAGCTTCGCAGGCTTTAATTGCTTTAAAAGTTTTACATACTGAAACTAAGCACGATCAAGATCATCCGAGCCGGATGCGGCGCGAAGCGCTGGCCTTACTTTGTTGTCGCAATGATCATGTTGTAAAGTTGATTGACTACGTCTCACATCCAAAAATGTGTTACTTAGCAATGGAATTTGCTGAGGGTGGCGATTTGCGCGAGGGCCTAGAACACCCTAATGAATATCGCTTGATTGAGATCTTGATTCAAGTTTTAACTGGCCTTGAGGCGGTGCATACTGCTGGCGTAATCCATCGCGATATTAAGCCTGAAAATATTCTTTTGATGCAGGGCGGCAAGGTCAAGTTGACGGACTTTAGTTTAGCGCTTTTGCCTGGCGAAAGTATTACTACAGATGAAGCAAATTCAGGCGTAGGAACATTTGATTACCTGGCACCTGAATGCCTTGGCGCCGGACAGTATTCACAAGTTAGCGATATTTATGCAGTTGGGGTTAGTGCCTATAAATTAATGACAGGTGAAGTTCCCTGGGAACACGCACCCCTGGCCGAGCAACTTTCAAGTAAACTCGTCGGAAGTTTTCCACTCAATTCAAAAAAACTTTTAGGTTATAGTGATAATTTAATCCGTATCATTGGTCGCGCGCTCGACCCTGACCCAACAGAGCGTTTTCAATCGGCAACAGAATTTAAAACTGTCTTATTAAGTTTACTTAACCCGGAGATCGGGCAAGTTGCGGGAGACTCGATATTAAGTCGGATTAAACATTCGATTCAAGGGATGATCCGGAAATGA
- a CDS encoding 4-hydroxy-3-methylbut-2-enyl diphosphate reductase translates to MARNFTIPGFYRSSSITTIKRFRDNTDPKRRDFNPTTIDFGPLRFKIARHFGFCFGVENAIEIAYRALAEQPDKRIFLLSEMIHNPQVNADLVQRGVKFLMATDGTRLIPFSDLNRDDIVIVPAFGTTLELQKELEAVGINPYQYDSTCPFVEKVWRRSADLGKQGYSVIVHGKRTHEETRATFSHSKNTAPTLVIRDMDDAQFVIAFIKAQVSEDDFRSRFALSMSEGYNPREHLKRVGVVNQTTMLATETQAIANAIKQAMLEIYGAEKLKDHFADTRDTLCYATHENQTATRSLIESGADLGLVVGGYNSSNTSHLVELCEEKFPTFYVKDADEIVSPDLIRHFDMHTKSIRETSNWLPLVSSSQTALTIALTSGASCPDATVESVIKKVASFFPEACDPEKVLADLAN, encoded by the coding sequence GTGGCAAGAAATTTCACAATTCCTGGATTTTATCGATCATCCAGTATTACAACGATCAAACGCTTTCGCGATAATACTGACCCTAAACGCCGGGATTTTAACCCAACAACCATTGACTTTGGACCGCTGCGCTTTAAAATTGCTCGTCACTTTGGCTTTTGTTTTGGTGTCGAAAACGCCATTGAAATCGCTTATCGCGCCTTAGCGGAACAGCCTGACAAACGGATTTTTCTCCTCAGCGAAATGATTCATAATCCACAGGTTAATGCCGACCTCGTACAACGTGGTGTTAAGTTTCTCATGGCTACAGACGGCACTCGGCTGATTCCTTTTAGCGATCTTAATCGCGATGATATTGTGATTGTGCCTGCCTTTGGAACAACGCTCGAGCTACAAAAAGAACTCGAAGCGGTGGGCATTAATCCTTATCAGTATGACTCGACCTGTCCATTTGTAGAAAAAGTGTGGAGGCGTTCAGCTGATTTAGGAAAACAGGGCTACAGCGTGATTGTTCACGGAAAACGCACTCATGAAGAAACACGCGCCACCTTTTCTCACAGTAAAAACACAGCGCCAACACTTGTAATTCGCGATATGGATGATGCACAATTTGTTATCGCCTTTATTAAAGCGCAAGTCAGTGAAGATGATTTTCGCTCACGTTTTGCCTTAAGCATGTCCGAGGGCTACAATCCGCGGGAACACTTAAAACGTGTTGGTGTCGTCAACCAAACCACAATGCTTGCTACTGAAACCCAGGCAATCGCTAATGCAATTAAGCAAGCAATGCTTGAAATATACGGGGCAGAAAAGCTCAAAGACCATTTTGCAGACACTCGGGATACACTCTGCTATGCAACGCATGAGAATCAGACAGCCACACGGTCATTAATCGAATCTGGCGCCGATTTAGGCCTTGTTGTCGGTGGTTATAATAGCTCGAATACCTCGCATCTGGTTGAGCTTTGCGAAGAGAAGTTTCCAACTTTTTACGTGAAAGACGCCGATGAAATTGTTAGTCCAGACTTGATACGTCACTTCGACATGCACACAAAGTCAATTCGCGAAACAAGTAATTGGCTTCCGCTGGTCAGTAGTTCGCAGACGGCGCTAACGATTGCACTGACTTCTGGTGCAAGCTGTCCGGATGCAACAGTTGAGAGTGTCATAAAAAAGGTCGCAAGTTTCTTTCCAGAAGCTTGCGACCCAGAAAAAGTCTTAGCAGACTTGGCGAATTAG
- the dnaK gene encoding molecular chaperone DnaK produces MSKVIGIDLGTANSCVAIIENGRPVVIADPEGNKTTPSVFAINANQEPLVGYPAVRQTTTNPLNTIFAVKRLIGLKYDSPEVQEAARRLPYKVIAAPNNDAWVETDGVKRSPEEISSHVLIHMKEIAEKYLKERVYRAVITVPAHFNDSQRQATKDAGRIAGLDVLRIINEPTAAALAYGLEGVDLSEEEQARRAGRSGADRTIAVFDLGGGTFDISILELRGGMMDVKATHGDTYLGGEDFDLEILNFLVHVIRSKAGINVMGDKMALQVLKDTAREIKHTLSFQPVTKVSLPFLSKGMGQFQIEIERKTLEKIVEPILRRVEKPCYAALEDAHLRPEDIDEVILVGGMTRMPAVKRYCAKIFGKQPLDSVDPDEAVARGAAIQAGLLEGFVKGVSLLDVTSLSLGMETQGGIMNVLIPRNTKIPMSKTEIFTTSAPNQPKVSIHVLQGESSFAPDNKTLGRFELSGIRPAPRGVPQIAVTFAVDEEGIVHVSAKDLDTGEEKQVEIVASSGLSDEDIAKLLKENTIYNEQRERSQTQNREDSEKAQEAATDSPLQTLKHNLKSAIFTYQFKLDTQGQQFKDPDRQQMLDALRDGRLALEDAETEEQVQLAITDLRSAGRKLDQHLQDLDDQ; encoded by the coding sequence ATGAGTAAAGTAATTGGGATAGACCTAGGAACCGCCAACAGCTGCGTGGCCATTATCGAAAATGGCCGACCGGTCGTAATTGCTGATCCCGAAGGAAACAAAACCACACCTTCAGTATTTGCCATAAACGCGAATCAAGAGCCGCTTGTCGGATATCCAGCAGTTCGTCAAACGACAACCAATCCACTGAATACGATTTTTGCTGTCAAACGTTTAATCGGGCTTAAGTATGATAGTCCGGAAGTGCAGGAAGCCGCGCGGCGCTTACCTTACAAGGTAATTGCAGCTCCGAACAATGACGCCTGGGTTGAAACTGATGGAGTAAAACGCAGTCCCGAGGAAATTTCTTCGCATGTATTGATTCACATGAAAGAAATTGCCGAAAAATATTTAAAAGAACGGGTTTATCGTGCGGTAATTACAGTGCCGGCACATTTTAACGACTCGCAACGTCAAGCTACAAAGGATGCGGGGCGGATTGCCGGCTTAGATGTTTTAAGAATTATCAATGAACCAACTGCGGCAGCACTAGCTTACGGCTTAGAGGGGGTGGATCTTTCTGAGGAGGAACAAGCTCGGCGTGCTGGGCGTTCTGGAGCTGACCGCACGATTGCGGTGTTTGACCTTGGTGGAGGCACTTTTGATATCTCGATCCTCGAGTTACGTGGCGGGATGATGGATGTCAAGGCTACCCATGGGGATACTTATTTAGGTGGCGAGGATTTCGATCTTGAGATTTTGAATTTCCTAGTGCACGTGATTCGCTCGAAGGCAGGAATTAACGTGATGGGCGATAAAATGGCCTTACAGGTTTTGAAGGACACGGCACGAGAAATTAAGCACACTTTGTCTTTTCAACCAGTGACCAAGGTTAGCTTGCCATTTTTATCTAAGGGCATGGGGCAGTTTCAGATCGAAATTGAGCGTAAGACTTTAGAAAAAATTGTCGAGCCAATTTTGCGCCGTGTGGAAAAGCCTTGTTATGCAGCGCTTGAAGATGCCCATCTACGCCCTGAAGATATCGACGAAGTAATTTTAGTCGGTGGCATGACGCGCATGCCGGCCGTGAAGCGTTATTGTGCGAAAATTTTTGGCAAGCAACCGCTTGATAGCGTTGACCCGGATGAGGCGGTTGCTCGCGGTGCGGCAATCCAAGCCGGACTACTTGAAGGTTTCGTTAAAGGGGTAAGTCTACTTGATGTGACGAGTTTAAGTCTGGGCATGGAAACGCAAGGCGGGATTATGAACGTCTTAATCCCGCGCAATACAAAAATTCCCATGAGCAAGACTGAAATTTTTACTACTTCGGCACCAAACCAACCGAAGGTTAGTATTCACGTCTTACAGGGAGAGAGTTCTTTTGCACCGGATAATAAAACCTTAGGACGCTTTGAGCTTTCCGGCATTCGACCAGCGCCGCGCGGAGTGCCGCAGATAGCGGTGACTTTCGCTGTTGACGAGGAAGGCATTGTGCATGTTTCGGCCAAAGATTTAGATACTGGAGAAGAAAAACAAGTTGAAATTGTGGCAAGTTCTGGACTGTCGGATGAAGATATTGCCAAGCTACTTAAGGAAAACACGATCTACAACGAGCAGCGTGAACGTTCGCAAACACAAAATCGCGAAGACAGTGAAAAAGCTCAGGAAGCTGCAACTGACTCTCCGCTACAAACTCTCAAGCATAATTTGAAGAGCGCAATTTTTACTTACCAATTTAAACTCGATACTCAAGGACAGCAGTTTAAAGACCCTGACCGACAGCAAATGCTTGACGCTTTGCGGGATGGGCGTCTTGCGCTTGAGGATGCAGAAACTGAAGAGCAAGTGCAGCTTGCAATTACTGACCTTAGATCTGCCGGCCGCAAACTCGACCAGCATTTACAGGACTTAGACGATCAGTAA